Below is a window of Defluviimonas sp. SAOS-178_SWC DNA.
TGCGCGCGTCCGTGCCGGCATCGCCTACACGTTCCAGATCACCCAAGTCTACGCGGCCCTTTCGGTCTTCGACAACGTGGCGCTTGCGGTGCAAAGCCGCCATTCGCGCCAGCTGACCGAGGACGCGATGGCCGCCCTTGCCCGCGTCGGGATCGAAGACCGTGCGGACCAGGAGGCGGGTACGCTCAGCTACGGCCATCAGCGGCTTCTTGAGGTCGCGATGGGCCTTGCCCTGAAGCCCAAACTCCTGATCCTCGATGAACCGACACAGGGCCTCGCGATAGGGGAGATCGAGACGTTCAAGGACATCGTCCGCAGCGTCGTGCCGGACGCGACGGTTCTCCTGATCGAGCACAACATGGACGTGGTCATGGATCTGGCCGAGCGCATCACTGTCCTCAACTTCGGCGAGGTTCTGGCCACCGGCACACCAGAAGAGATCCGTGCCAACAAGGCGGTTCAGACCGCCTATCTGGGGGGCTAGATGCTGATCCTCGACGCCATAGACGCAAGCTACGGCGCGGTGCAGGTGCTGCGAGGGCTGACGCTGTCGG
It encodes the following:
- a CDS encoding ABC transporter ATP-binding protein; this translates as MTLLEASGLTRHFDGLKAVDKVNFDLAEGEIHALIGPNGAGKTTFVSLLSGRIPVQSGTIRFAGRDITRLPAHARVRAGIAYTFQITQVYAALSVFDNVALAVQSRHSRQLTEDAMAALARVGIEDRADQEAGTLSYGHQRLLEVAMGLALKPKLLILDEPTQGLAIGEIETFKDIVRSVVPDATVLLIEHNMDVVMDLAERITVLNFGEVLATGTPEEIRANKAVQTAYLGG